Below is a window of Streptomyces qaidamensis DNA.
ACCTGGTACATGGTGCTGGTCTTCCGCACCGGCCGCGGCGAGCGCAACGGCCTGGTCCTCGGCTCGCTCGGGGTCCTCGCCGCCCAGTCCGTGCTCCTCGCCCTCACGCTGGGCCGCGAGTGGCTGGTGCTGTTCGTGTACGTCTCGATCGCGTCCGGCGCGGCCCTGCCGCTGCGCATGGCCCGCTGGACGATCCCGGGCGCCTGCGCGCTGCTGACCGCCGTGGCGTTCGCCGTGCCGGGCGGACACTCCTACCTGGCCGGACTGCTCATCCCGGCCCTGCTCGGCGGCTTCGCGATGACGGGCGTACGCGAACTCGTCCGCACGACCATCGCCCTGCGCGAGGCCCGCGCCACCGTCGCCCAGCTGGCCGCCAACGAGGAGCGCCTGCGCCTGGCCCGGGACCTGCACGATCTGCTCGGCCACTCCCTGTCCCTGATCACGCTGAAGAGCGAGTTGGCCGGCCGGATGCTGCCTGGGCAGCCCGACAAGGCGGCTCAGCAGGTCGCCGACATCGAGCAGGTCAGCCGCCAGGCCCTCGTCGACGTGCGCGAGGCCGTCACCGGCTACCGCCGCCCCCGCCTGAACGCCGAGCTGGCCGGTGCCCGGTCCGCCCTGACCGCGGCCGGCGTCACCGCCGAACTGCCCGCCGAAGGCGCCCTCGACGGAGTGCCCGAGGAGAGCGGGTCCGCCCTCGCCTGGGCGCTGCGCGAGGCGGTCACCAACGTCGTCCGGCACAGCGGCGCCCGCCGCTGCACGGTCGAGCTGCTGCACCGCCAGACCCTCGACGGCCCGGTGCTGGAACTCACCGTCGAGGACGACGGCTCGGGCGGCCCGGGCACCGGCCACGGAAACGGTCTCGCGGGCCTCACCGAACGCCTCACCAAGGCGGGCGGCACCCTGGAGGCGGGCCCGCTCAGGCCCGGCTTCCGCCTGGTCGCCCGGGTGCCGACGGCCGGACCGGCGGACGTAGGATCCCCGGCATGAGCCGCACGATCAAGGTCCTGCTCGCCGAGGACCAGTCGATGGTCCGCGAGGCCCTGGCCGCTCTGCTCGGCCTGGAGGAGGACATCGAGGTCGTCGCCCAGGTGGCCCGCGGCGACGAGGTCCTGGAGGCGGCCCGGGCACACGCCGTGGACGTGGCCCTCCTGGACATCGAGATGCCCGGCGCGACGGGCATAGAGGCCGCGGCCCGCCTGCACACGGAACTCCCGGCCGTGAAGCTGGTCATCCTCACCACCTTCGGCCGTCCCGGCTACCTGCGCAGCGCCATGGAGTCGGGAGCCGACGCCTTCCTGGTCAAGGACGCCCCGGCTGCCCAGCTCGCCGAGGCGGTCCGCAAGGTCCTCACCGGCGAACGCGTCATCGACCCGACCCTGGCGGCAGCGGCCCTGGCAGACGGCGCCAACCCGCTGACGGACCGCGAGCGAGAAGTCCTCCGGGCCGCCGCCGAGGGCTCCACCAACGCCGAACTGGCAGCGTCCCTGCACCTCTCCCAGGGCACGGTCCGCAACTACCTCAGCACAGCCATCCAGAAGCTGGCGGTGCGAAACCGCGCGGAGGCGGTCCGGGTGGCACGTGAGAAGGGCTGGCTGTAGAGCTCTCAGGGGCCGGGGAACTGCACGGCGAAGGGCGTCAGTTGAGCATCGCCCTGGCCGCGAAAGCCTCCCCCCGCACCCGCTCGGCCGCGACCTCATCCACGGCCTCCACCACCTCCGCATAGGCCTCCAACTCCAAGGCCCCGCCCAAGAACTCCCCCCTACGCACCAGCAACTGCGCCCGCTCGTACCGCAACCGAGCCGGATGCGACGGCAGCAGCAACGACAACTCGACCGCCCACAACGCCACATCCGACCGCTCGGGACGGGCCGCCGCCCACGCCCGCACGTTGTTCAGGATCCGCAGCACCACATCCAGCGGATCGGCCGGCCGCAGCATCGACGGATCGACCCCCGTCCCCGTGGCCCCGACCACCAGCAGCTCGGCGTCCGCTCCCGACAGCACCCGACCACCGTCGAACGGATCCGCCAGCACCTGCCCCTCGTCGGGCCCGAACCCGACCACGAAATGCCCCGGCAGGGCCACCCCGTACACCGGCGCCCCGGCCCGCCGGGCCACCTCCATCCACACCACGGACAGCAGGATCGGCAGCCCCCTGCGCCGCACCAGCACCTCGTGCAGCAGCGAGGACTCCAGGCGCTGGTAGTCGCCGGGGGTGCCGTGGAACCCCATCCGCTCACCGAGCAGCTCGCGCAGGGCCACCGCCCACGCCCGCGACCCCCCGGGCCGGAACGGCAGCAGCCCGGCCAGCCGGTCCAGCTCGACCTGCGCGGCGTCCAGGCCCGCCTCGTCCAGCTCCCGGTCCGCCTCCGCGCCGACCAGCAGGCACAGCGTCGACAGGTCGGGCCGCTCGGACCGGGCCTCTTCGGCGAACCGCCGCCGCAGCTCGGCGGACCGTTCGGGGGACGGGGGGTACGGGGGACGCATAACTGGCTCGTGCCCTCTCACGACGATCGGTTACCTGCCGGTGCCGGTGCCGGTGCCGGTGCCGGTGCCGTGGGCGTCCGGCGCCCGGTAGTGGTGATAGGCGTGGTGTGCGGCGAAGCCCATCCCGGTGTACAGCGCCCGCGCTCCCGCGTTGTCCGCCTCGACCTGGAGCCACGCGGCCGACGCCCCCTCGTCGAGCGCCTGCCGGGCGAGCGCGGCCATCACGGCCGTACCGAGCCCCTGCCGTCGCAGCGCCGGATCGACCTCGACGGCGGCGAACCCGGCCCACCGCCCGTCGACGACACACCGCCCGATGGCGGCCGGAGGCGCCCCCTCGGCCGCCCCGGGAACGGTCGCGAACCACACCGACGGCCCGCCCCGGAGCACCCGCAGCGCCACCTCGCTCACGCCCTTGCGCTGATATCGGGCCAGCCACCCCTCGCCCGCCTCCCGGGACAGCGCGACCCCCGCCGGGTCACCCCGGTCGGCGATCGGCGCCAGCGGCCCGGTCCACAGCTCGGCGGTCACCTCCCGCACCCAGCCCCGCTGCTCCAGCTCGGCGCAGAGCAGCTCCTGCGTACCCTTGGCGCCGGTCGCGGTCTGGACGTAGGCGGGCAGCCCGCGCTCGCCGTACCACCGCCGCACGGCCTCCAGGGCCTCGTCCAGGGGCAGGCCCGGCGCGCCCAGCGGCAGCACCGAGTTGGCCCGCCGGGTGAACCCGGACGCGGCCCGCAGCTCCCACGCGCCGAGCCGCTCGCTCTCCACGGGCAGCCAGGCCCGCGCGGCGACCCGGGCCAGCTCCTCGTAGGAGGCGGCCGGACCGCGGCGACGCGCCGGTGCGGAAGGCACGGCCTTGGCCGCGACCAGCGCGGATTCCGCGATACGGACGCTCTCGCCACTCCTGCGTGTGATCAGCAGCACACCGTTGTCCCATGATGTGAGAACACCGACCGTATCGGTGAACTTCTCACCCGGGAGGCCATGTTCGATCATGCTCCGGACGGAGACCCGTTTGCCCACGTCAGCAGCGGTGATGCGGACCTCAAGGCGCCCGGCGGCAGAGATTTCCACAGGTCAGTTCACCCCTCCTGTTCGGATCATGCCCAGGAACGGAGATACTAGGGGCGGGCATCGACGACGCCGCGCTCCCGCGCGCCAGGCGGCGGAGCCTGAGGAGGCCCGCCAGCGCCCTATCGAGGAGGAACGACAGCGTGACCTACGTCATCGCGCAGCCTTGTGTCGACGTCAAGGACAAGGCGTGCATCGAGGAGTGCCCGGTCGACTGCATCTACGAGGGCCAGCGGTCCTTGTACATCCACCCGGACGAATGCGTCGACTGTGGTGCCTGTGAGCCGGTCTGCCCGGTCGAGGCGATCTTCTACGAGGACGACACTCCCGAGGAGTGGAAGGACTACTACAAGGCGAACGTCGAGTTCTTCGACGAGCTCGGTTCGCCCGGCGGAGCCAGCAAGCTGGGGCTGATCGAGCGCGACCACCCCTTCGTCGCCGCGCTGCCGCCGCAGAACCAGTAAAAGCGGCCCGCACTGCGTGCCGCCTCGGTCCCGTACGGCCCGATCACCCCGTTGATCGCCGTACGGGGCCGAGGCGTTTGCCGTAACCGGCTCGTACGTACGAGAAAGTGAGCCAGAACCCGTGTCCGCAGTCTCCGACCGCCTCCCCACCTTCCCCTGGGACAAGCTGACCCCGTACAAGGCCACGGCCGCCGCCCATCCGGACGGCATCGTCGACCTGTCCGTCGGCACCCCGGTCGACCCGGTACCCGAGCTGATCCAGAAAGCCCTGGTGGCCGCGGCCGACTCGCCGGGTTATCCGACCGTGTGGGGCACGCCCGAACTGCGCGACGCGATCACCGGCTGGGCCGAGCGCCGCCTCGGCGCCCGGGAGGTCACCCACCACCACGTGCTGCCGATCGTCGGCTCCAAGGAACTCGTCGCCTGGCTCCCGACCCAGCTGGGCCTCGGCCCCGGCGACCGGGTGGCCTACCCGCGCCTGGCCTACCCGACGTACGAGGTCGGCGCGCGGCTGGCCCGCGCCGCGT
It encodes the following:
- a CDS encoding sensor histidine kinase, whose translation is MSGVGFGMGQRPVNRRQRAVKSLWTGIWLVYLGAPVSDLLHGGHSTGVRILGWLGLAAFVTWYMVLVFRTGRGERNGLVLGSLGVLAAQSVLLALTLGREWLVLFVYVSIASGAALPLRMARWTIPGACALLTAVAFAVPGGHSYLAGLLIPALLGGFAMTGVRELVRTTIALREARATVAQLAANEERLRLARDLHDLLGHSLSLITLKSELAGRMLPGQPDKAAQQVADIEQVSRQALVDVREAVTGYRRPRLNAELAGARSALTAAGVTAELPAEGALDGVPEESGSALAWALREAVTNVVRHSGARRCTVELLHRQTLDGPVLELTVEDDGSGGPGTGHGNGLAGLTERLTKAGGTLEAGPLRPGFRLVARVPTAGPADVGSPA
- a CDS encoding response regulator transcription factor, producing the protein MSRTIKVLLAEDQSMVREALAALLGLEEDIEVVAQVARGDEVLEAARAHAVDVALLDIEMPGATGIEAAARLHTELPAVKLVILTTFGRPGYLRSAMESGADAFLVKDAPAAQLAEAVRKVLTGERVIDPTLAAAALADGANPLTDREREVLRAAAEGSTNAELAASLHLSQGTVRNYLSTAIQKLAVRNRAEAVRVAREKGWL
- a CDS encoding transglutaminase-like domain-containing protein, encoding MRPPYPPSPERSAELRRRFAEEARSERPDLSTLCLLVGAEADRELDEAGLDAAQVELDRLAGLLPFRPGGSRAWAVALRELLGERMGFHGTPGDYQRLESSLLHEVLVRRRGLPILLSVVWMEVARRAGAPVYGVALPGHFVVGFGPDEGQVLADPFDGGRVLSGADAELLVVGATGTGVDPSMLRPADPLDVVLRILNNVRAWAAARPERSDVALWAVELSLLLPSHPARLRYERAQLLVRRGEFLGGALELEAYAEVVEAVDEVAAERVRGEAFAARAMLN
- a CDS encoding GNAT family N-acetyltransferase, encoding MEISAAGRLEVRITAADVGKRVSVRSMIEHGLPGEKFTDTVGVLTSWDNGVLLITRRSGESVRIAESALVAAKAVPSAPARRRGPAASYEELARVAARAWLPVESERLGAWELRAASGFTRRANSVLPLGAPGLPLDEALEAVRRWYGERGLPAYVQTATGAKGTQELLCAELEQRGWVREVTAELWTGPLAPIADRGDPAGVALSREAGEGWLARYQRKGVSEVALRVLRGGPSVWFATVPGAAEGAPPAAIGRCVVDGRWAGFAAVEVDPALRRQGLGTAVMAALARQALDEGASAAWLQVEADNAGARALYTGMGFAAHHAYHHYRAPDAHGTGTGTGTGTGR
- the fdxA gene encoding ferredoxin, which encodes MTYVIAQPCVDVKDKACIEECPVDCIYEGQRSLYIHPDECVDCGACEPVCPVEAIFYEDDTPEEWKDYYKANVEFFDELGSPGGASKLGLIERDHPFVAALPPQNQ